A segment of the Candidatus Polarisedimenticolia bacterium genome:
GGCGGTAATTGCCGGATGGGACCTCATCGAAGCGGTACCGACCCGCGGCGTCGGTCTGCGTCATGCGGATCCTCCCGTTGTCATCGCGAGCTGGTGAGGTCTGCTCGATCACGACCTCCTCCTCCCCTTCGGCCTCGAGCGTCACGCGGACGGCCGGCACCGGCGTCAAAACCGCTCCGCTCACGACGCGGCCGCGGATCGATCCGGTTGAGACCTCGGCGATGGTTTGGCCGAGAGGCATAAGGAGCGCCGCCGCACAGATGGCAGCGGACCTCATTATTTTGGAATGAATCTGCCCGCGCCGGCCGTTCCGGGCCATGGCCGAGTTCTCCCCTTCGTCCGGCCGCCCGGGAAGCCCGAGCGCGGAACCGACGGGAATATAGGTTGCCGGCGGAAAGCCGGCACCCGAGCCGGACCCAGGAGCCTAGCGGGGACGGGTACGAATTCGAGAGATGACGAACCTGAAACTCATGCGATTATTCATTCGGCATCCGGGAGGGCGGGTGGAGCGCAAGACTTCAGAAGTCCAGCTGCACTCCGAGCTCGTAGCGCCGGCCGAAACGACGCTCGGAGACGACTCGGCCGCTCTGGCTGACTGCGGCGTCGTTCCGATCGAGGCTGAAGATCCTGACGTCGTCGGCGTTGAGCAGGTTGTCCACCGAAACGAACAGCTTGGAATTGAAGTGTCCCATGACGATCGCCTTCTGAGCCCGCACGTTGATGTTCATCGAAGCCTTGTTGCGTCCGGAATTGCGGCCCACGGAAACATAGGTCCCGTTCATCCGATCCGCGTATCCGTAAAACGTCCGGAACTGCTCGTAGCCGAGGTTGTCGGCAGCGACGAACCTGTCCACGATCGAGAACGGCAGACCCGAGGCCCAGCTCATCACGGCCCCAATCTGCCAGTCGCCGGGGAGGTATGCGGCAGCATTGATTTTCACCACGTGTCTCTGATCGTAATCCAGGTACCCGAACTCGTCCTGGACTACAGAGGGGTCGTCACCCAGCGGAGACAGGTATTCTTCAGCGGCACCGACCGCCCGCGAGTAGGTGTATGAGGCCTGCATCTGCCACTTCCGGCTCAGGCGCTTCGTCAGCTCGACCTCCAGACCCCTGTAGCGGGCGGTGTTGATGTTCCCCACGAAGAGGACCTGGTTGAAGAAGGCGTTGTTCACGAAGAGGTCCGGCCTGTCGTCGGGGACCTGCGCACCGGCAGAAGCATAGTGTCCGAGAACGTCGATCGGCCGGCCGTTGGCATCGTTTCTGAACGTGTGGTTGATGTCCCTGTCCTGGAGCTGATAGCGGAATGCCCTGTTGACGTAAGTGATCTTCAGAGCCACTTCCGGGGCAAGCTCGCGTTCGAAGCCGACGGTCAGCTCGTCCGCGAACGGCGTCCGCAGGCTGCGATCGACGAGCGCCGCGCTCGGCGGGGCCGCGGAGAGCAGGGGTCCGAAGCCGTTGTTCGGCGTACCCGATTCGGTGAGGCCGTCGTGATCGGCCCGGTAGTAACGAGAAATGGTGTCAGGTCCCTGCTCCCGCACCACGCTGTCGAGAAAGAGCTTGTCGTAGAAGCGGCCCCAGTTCAGAAAGATCTTGGTCTTCGAGTCACCAAATGGATCGCAGGAGATAAAGAGCCTCGGAGCCAGGTTGTTGTTGGTCAATCGGAAAGATTCCGGCTCCTGGAAGGTGGCGCTCCGCCGCAGTGCCTCGACATCGAGTATGACTTGCTGGGTCGAGGGATCGACCGTGGTGGAGTCGGGATAGAGGGCCATAAGGGCCTGGCTTCCTAAGGTGCCGAGAGTGTGGGGCTGTGTCAGACGCTGGATGGCGAGTCGCCTCAGCGCCATCAGGTCCGCGACCACGGGATTCCCGAAGTTGTTGGTTCGGCACTGAAAGCCCGGCATGGCGAAAATCGGGTCGGAGCAGAAGCCCAGGCTCCGAACCCCATCACCGTTGCCGAGAATGTCTTCCCAACCGATCGGCTCTCCCATGCCGAGGGCACGCAGTCGATCGGACAGGCCCTTTTCGGCGACCGGGTCGAAGGGTGTGTATCCCGAGGAATCAATCGTCTCCCTGTCGAACCGCAGACCTCCTCCGAGGGTCAGGTTCGGAATGGGTTTATACGTGTCCTGGACATACAGCGCCATCGCCTGACCGGAGGCCACATTGCTCGCCTCGCTGGCGAGTTGGACGCCGATAAATGAGGCCTGGCCGGTCCTCCTATCGCTGCCGTTGGGCATGAGTACAGGCCGGAGCCGAATGTCTTGGCTGGAGCCTTCGCGTTCGACCGAGCCACCGATCTTGAGGTCGTGCTGGCCTCGCAGGTCGGGAACGAAGATGGCCAGATCTTCCCTCAGTGTCACACGCCCGCGCGTGCCACGCAGGTCGATGTAGAACGGACCGCTCGTGATACCGTCCTCGTCGATGAGATAGTCACGGTCGCCGGCAAGGGGGCGGAACCTGTCGTAAGGGTAGTAGGAGGGCCAGTCGATGCGGACGCCGTTCGGCAGGTACCGGTCAAAATCGTCGGTCGGATGGGGAAAGGGTCGATCATCGAGCCGGCCGTTGCCGTTGCGATCCTCGCCTCCTTCGTCCAGACGGCCGTCGAGGTCCATGTCCTCCCCGTAATCGAGCCGGTGGTTCCGGTTGGTGTCCTCGTCGAGCACATCGAGGTGGCCGTCGCAGTCCTGGTCCTCCCGGGTCGCCCCCTCGCAACCGATAAGCTTGCGCGTCAGCCGGCCGTCTCCGTCCCGGTCCTCCCCCGCGTTCAGTGTTCCTTCGTGATTCGCGTCCTCAAAGACGTCCCAGGCCCCGTCGCCGTCCCAGTCATCTCCCGGATCCCTCTCGGTGGGGCCGAACTGGCCGTCCTGATTCCTGTCGATGAAAAGAATGCCGTTGCCATTCGTGTCCGGATCGAGGTTGGGGCCCCACCTCGGCCGCGATTCGAACTTCTGGACCGTCGACTCCAGGAAGACGCTGGGGCTGAAGATCGCCGTTTCCTTGAGCAGCAGGTTCGTTCCTCCCAGCCGCTCTGAGTAACCCGATTCCTCGCGCGTCAGCGAATCCACGCCCTGATTGTCATACTCCTGCGGGTCGATCGTGACGGAGAAGGTGAGCCTGTGGTTCGAGGCCACGCTCCAGGTCAGCTTTCCGAAGGCACGCTGTTCGGTGGTCCCCCTCACGAAATTCTGGGTCGTCGCCCTGATCGGCTCCTCCAAGCGGACGTATTCCGCCGTGGCGAAGTACCAGGCGGTGTCCTTCTTCAACGGTCCGCCAACCGAGACGAATGGGCGCAGATCCTCGAACTCAAGTTCCGTTCTCCCGATCCGGCCGTGCAGCCGCGGGTCGTCGACGGAGTGGCCGCCGCCGTCCAGCCTGCTGCTGCGGACGAAAAACTTGAAGTTGCCGGCAAATTCATTGCTCCCGGACTTGGTGACGATGTTGATGAACCCGCCCTGTCCCCGGCCGTATTCCGCCGAGGCGCCGGAGGTCTTGACCTCGATTTCCTGGATGGAATCGATGTTGAGCTGCTGTCCGATCTTGGCGGTGAGGGGATCGACGGTCGAAGCGCCGTCGACGAGCGTCACGACGTCGGTGTCCCGCGCGCCGTGGATGTTGGGATTGCCGTCGCCGTCCACGTCGGTGACGCCGGGCGCAAGGGCGAGGAAATCCTGATAGTTGCGTCCCAGGATCGGCAGGGCGTCGATGAACTCGCTCGTGAAACGGGTCTGGGTGGCCGTCTGGGCCGGGTCGATCGTGTCGAGGTGGTAGACGATCCTGACGCGAGCCTGGACGTCCGTCTCCGGCACCAGGACGATGGTGACACTGGCGATCACCCCGGCCGTGATATCGACATCTGACATTTCCAGGGTCGCCATGCCCGGGAACACGACCTTCAGGCTGTAGCCCCCGCCCGGAGGAAGCGGCATGAACCGGCAAATCCCGAGGGAATCGGTGAGGCCTCCCCTGGCGACTCCAGTCGAGTGGTTCGTCACCACCACCGTGGCGCCGGGAATTGGCTCCCCTTGCTTGTCGACGACCAGACTCTTCAGGCCGCCGTGGGTCTGGGCGGCTGCCGGGATTCCCACGAGAAGGCTCAGAGCGGCCGGCAGGATGCCGGGCCACAACTTGATGAATCGCATCAGATGTCCTGAAATGCTGCTGCCTCATATTGTAAGCGTAAAAGTAGTCCGCGCGACCTCGTTCGGCGTCGATTGGTTGGGTCCCCTCGAGGAGCGTGCCGGCGCGGGACACGACTATCGCAACGCGACCTCGATCATCCAATCGATCCGCTTCAGGCCGTAGCCGTCATCCTTCCACCCATCCCGCAGGAATCGAATCTTCCCCGTTGCATCGATGACATAAAGAATCGGGACTCCATCAACATGATAGGACCTCTCGACATCACCATTGGACAGCAGCATGGGGAGCGTGATTCCGTGAACCTTGACGAACCCGGGGACCTTGTCGGTATCCGCATCGATGCTCACGCCTGCGAAAGCGACACGTGAATTCCGCCGATGCTTCCGGTAGACGGTCTCGAGCTCCCGCATCTCCCCGATGCACGGCCCGCACCATGTCGCCCAGAAGGAGAGCACGAGCGCCCGGCCCCGGAAGTCGTTCAGAGACACAGTCCGGCCGTCGAGGCCCTTGAGCACAAATTCGGGCGCTGGACGCCTTTCCGCAGTCGCCAGCAACTCCGCCTTCACCTGGCCATCACGACGTCCGCGGACCCGACTTTCGGCGATGACCAGCGCGGCCTCGAATTTTGTCGTTTGGGCAACCGCGAGCGGATGACGCCCGGAAAAGGCGACGGTGTCCTCCTTGAAGCGTTGATCGATCGCCGCGGCCAGGCTCAGCTGCAAGCGGGCCTCGTCCAGGGAGTCGGTCTTCTCCAGGACCCGCCCGCACTCGCTGCGCACCGCCGCCTCGTTGAGCGCCAGGAGGACGGAAATGGAGATCCGGGCCGCGTCGACCGTCTCGATCAGCGCATCGCAGACTTTGCGCGCTGCCTTCCAGTCGCCCGTAGCGCCATAGGCCCGAATCATGGCCGGCCAGAAGTGGTACCGTTCGTCCAGGCGGACGTCGTCCGTGGTGGGCCAGACTCTGTCTACGAACCCGACGCCGCGAGCGGCGCATTCCAGGGCACGGGCAGGCGAGCGTTCGGCGAGCGTCTTCGAGATCTGGAGCATCGCTCTGACATATTCGTGAGGGTTTTCGTCCGGTACCGGACGAACGGCCACGACTCTCTCCAGGTGCACGGCCGCCTCCACAAGATCGGCATTGGCGAACTGGTCGGGATGGTCTGACATCACCTCGAATCGACCGCGCACCGCATTGGCCAGCATCGTCACATCGTCGGGGAAGTCGCGCAGGATCCCTTCGAAATGTGCCACGCTCTTGGCAGGATCCTTCTCCTTCCAGGCAGCGTCCAGACGAGTCGCCTGTTCGACACGGCCCCGCGGGAGCCTGGATATTGCCTCCCGCCTCCAGGTTTCCCTGCACGCTGCGTCCGCCAGCCAGTCACATGCCTCCATGAGAGCGAAATACAGGTCGTCGTTCCGCTTCCGCGGAGGGACCTGCTCGAGCAGCTCAACGTCCTTGCGGATCTCAATCTTGATCGTCTCCACCTCTCTCAGCTTCCCCAGCACGGCCCAGCGCTTAGGGTAGGCCTTGTAGAATCCAGGGTCGTTCCGGATGATTCGATCGAGCTTCTCCTGCGCTTCCGAGTAGCGCGCCGCGTTGATCGCTGCGACGGCTTCCTCGAAGAGCGCGGCCGTTCTATCCGACTGCCCCGACACAGCGATTCGGAGTGAAAGTCCAAGAACGAGAACCAGCGATAGGAAAACCACCATATTGGGTGCGCCCGACCGACGAGAGGGAATCCCCCGCCGCACTGGCGAGCTCCTCAGGCCATTCTGACGCATCCAACTTCCAGCGGCCGACCGTCTATCCTTTTGGTCGAGGCGGCGATCCAGGCGACGATCTTCCCCGGTGCCAAGACCGGCTGCATCAAGCTGCGGACCTGGGATCGGTCGGGTTCGGCAGGTAGCCATTAGATTGGGTGCTTTGCGAATTTCGCCCCCGGGATCGGATCGGCGCATAGGAAGCTTGGGCTGACATTCTAGCCTGCAAGAACTCCGTTTAGCCTAGATTCGACATCGGGTGTGGGAACCGGCCGGGTGACCGGGTGGCTGGGCTCGTCCAATGTGCCCCCCCACGAGCAGAAAGGCGCCGTGCCGCTGGTCCGCGCTCCGTGATGAAGATCAAAAAGCGAAGTGGAATCCGACCTCGTAGCGGCGCCCGAAGCGGCGCACGGCGTCCAGCTGCGTGTTCGGACGGATGGCGGAGCCGCCGGGCACCGCTCCGAGAATGGTCAGGTCGTCCCTGTTGAGCAGGTTTTGAACCGAGATGAACAGCCGGGAGTTGATCTTCCCGAGCACGAACGCCTTCTGGGCCCGCAGATCGATGTTGAGGATGGCCTTGTTGCGCTCGGAATTGCGATGCATGGAGACGTACCCGCCGTCACTGATGTACCCGTAGAAGGTGCGGAACTGGGGGTAGTCGAAATCGTCGAGGGCCACGAACGAGTCGAGGAAGGAGTAACGTGTTCCCGAGCTCCAGGACATCGCGGTTCCCAGCTGCCAGTCACCGGGCAGGTAGGCGGCCGCGTTCAGCTATCGATGAGGCCGTCCAGGATCGTCCGCGTCGAGGCGTCCGGCGTCCGCCTCCGCGTTCGCCTTCTCGTACTGGGCCCGGGGGGTTGCGGCGGCCGGGGCCGGGCCTGGGGTGCAGCCCGCCAGGAGCGTCGTGCCGACGAGAGTCCAGAAGAGGACTGACGCGCCGGCCATGTCAGGCGAGCCGCGCGTACTCGAAATCCAGCGGCTTGCCGTTGATCCCCTTCGTCGGCGGGGCGATCCAGCCGGCGATCTTCCCCGGTTCCAGGACCGGCCGCATCAGGCTCTGGACGTAGGCGCGATCCGGTTCGGTGGGCAGCCAGTCCGGCGCGCTCTTCCGGAACTCCGCCTCGGGGATCGGCTCGCCCGC
Coding sequences within it:
- a CDS encoding TlpA disulfide reductase family protein is translated as MRRGIPSRRSGAPNMVVFLSLVLVLGLSLRIAVSGQSDRTAALFEEAVAAINAARYSEAQEKLDRIIRNDPGFYKAYPKRWAVLGKLREVETIKIEIRKDVELLEQVPPRKRNDDLYFALMEACDWLADAACRETWRREAISRLPRGRVEQATRLDAAWKEKDPAKSVAHFEGILRDFPDDVTMLANAVRGRFEVMSDHPDQFANADLVEAAVHLERVVAVRPVPDENPHEYVRAMLQISKTLAERSPARALECAARGVGFVDRVWPTTDDVRLDERYHFWPAMIRAYGATGDWKAARKVCDALIETVDAARISISVLLALNEAAVRSECGRVLEKTDSLDEARLQLSLAAAIDQRFKEDTVAFSGRHPLAVAQTTKFEAALVIAESRVRGRRDGQVKAELLATAERRPAPEFVLKGLDGRTVSLNDFRGRALVLSFWATWCGPCIGEMRELETVYRKHRRNSRVAFAGVSIDADTDKVPGFVKVHGITLPMLLSNGDVERSYHVDGVPILYVIDATGKIRFLRDGWKDDGYGLKRIDWMIEVALR
- a CDS encoding carboxypeptidase regulatory-like domain-containing protein, giving the protein MRFIKLWPGILPAALSLLVGIPAAAQTHGGLKSLVVDKQGEPIPGATVVVTNHSTGVARGGLTDSLGICRFMPLPPGGGYSLKVVFPGMATLEMSDVDITAGVIASVTIVLVPETDVQARVRIVYHLDTIDPAQTATQTRFTSEFIDALPILGRNYQDFLALAPGVTDVDGDGNPNIHGARDTDVVTLVDGASTVDPLTAKIGQQLNIDSIQEIEVKTSGASAEYGRGQGGFINIVTKSGSNEFAGNFKFFVRSSRLDGGGHSVDDPRLHGRIGRTELEFEDLRPFVSVGGPLKKDTAWYFATAEYVRLEEPIRATTQNFVRGTTEQRAFGKLTWSVASNHRLTFSVTIDPQEYDNQGVDSLTREESGYSERLGGTNLLLKETAIFSPSVFLESTVQKFESRPRWGPNLDPDTNGNGILFIDRNQDGQFGPTERDPGDDWDGDGAWDVFEDANHEGTLNAGEDRDGDGRLTRKLIGCEGATREDQDCDGHLDVLDEDTNRNHRLDYGEDMDLDGRLDEGGEDRNGNGRLDDRPFPHPTDDFDRYLPNGVRIDWPSYYPYDRFRPLAGDRDYLIDEDGITSGPFYIDLRGTRGRVTLREDLAIFVPDLRGQHDLKIGGSVEREGSSQDIRLRPVLMPNGSDRRTGQASFIGVQLASEASNVASGQAMALYVQDTYKPIPNLTLGGGLRFDRETIDSSGYTPFDPVAEKGLSDRLRALGMGEPIGWEDILGNGDGVRSLGFCSDPIFAMPGFQCRTNNFGNPVVADLMALRRLAIQRLTQPHTLGTLGSQALMALYPDSTTVDPSTQQVILDVEALRRSATFQEPESFRLTNNNLAPRLFISCDPFGDSKTKIFLNWGRFYDKLFLDSVVREQGPDTISRYYRADHDGLTESGTPNNGFGPLLSAAPPSAALVDRSLRTPFADELTVGFERELAPEVALKITYVNRAFRYQLQDRDINHTFRNDANGRPIDVLGHYASAGAQVPDDRPDLFVNNAFFNQVLFVGNINTARYRGLEVELTKRLSRKWQMQASYTYSRAVGAAEEYLSPLGDDPSVVQDEFGYLDYDQRHVVKINAAAYLPGDWQIGAVMSWASGLPFSIVDRFVAADNLGYEQFRTFYGYADRMNGTYVSVGRNSGRNKASMNINVRAQKAIVMGHFNSKLFVSVDNLLNADDVRIFSLDRNDAAVSQSGRVVSERRFGRRYELGVQLDF